The Verrucomicrobium spinosum DSM 4136 = JCM 18804 genome includes a region encoding these proteins:
- a CDS encoding DUF1592 domain-containing protein — translation MTRFASSLPAILVASLGLGLGPAGGVRAAAPIDVFLEKHCISCHGPEKEKGDLRIDKLSRDFKVGADAHHWAEMIEQVNSGEMPPKKEKKPTQEEISAFVTQLDALIKEGRAARMAARPAVTHYRLSRKEYQNTVYDLLGVRYDPAKPGELNEDTLWHGFERIGSELSLSPSHVDRYYRAAGTVLDRAFPVASGAEARKVRKTAADLRYNGGKEQQAALDRFGIKRPLRYLLFPGTVQNALSPNWFGRPGPESSGLYKVRLQASGIRPPGGQPAHLSIGKRTGEETVDSLIDLDITAPEDKPQVYEFEVFLEMPATLDFCVVATDVVDRRSGAAFRNALSSRGGYVFTHSSETLLLNPNAPQMFDDKGNGLFSTVLLDWIEWEGPLVTDAEKALRKDLVPSDDATPEVVAEHLQRFAERAWRRPVNKEELEQYLKSYRTEREAGEKPAEAYRVAMQGVLTSRNFLYLVEGEPVARERLTDMELASRLSYFLWSSMPDEALFTAAKGGTLNGGGLKKEVDRILADSRINRFVEDFSRQWLQLHRVGMFPPDKKLYPNYDLWLETSMREEPVEFFREMLVKNLPMESFIDSNWTMANSRLCDFYGLPEPKTDGFLRVSLKPEDRRGGLLTMGATLGLTSDGTRHRPVHRGVWLSEVILGKTPPPPPANVPAIEPNPPTSPKATLRDKLEAHRNNANCAACHAKIDPLGLAWDNYDAIGQWRTHENVAAGVGKNPLVNPSGEMPDGRAFKDANDFKRLLIEDRDKFVRAFIEHLSTYGLRRVLTVDDEEDITVIAAEAKKNQYGVKDIVRAVALSDLMRKR, via the coding sequence ATGACCCGTTTTGCTTCCAGCCTCCCCGCCATCTTGGTCGCCAGCCTTGGACTCGGACTCGGCCCTGCCGGTGGCGTCCGTGCCGCCGCGCCGATTGACGTCTTCCTGGAGAAACACTGCATCAGCTGTCACGGCCCCGAGAAGGAGAAGGGGGACCTGCGGATCGACAAGCTCTCCCGCGACTTCAAGGTGGGCGCGGATGCCCATCATTGGGCGGAGATGATCGAGCAGGTCAATTCCGGCGAGATGCCCCCGAAGAAGGAGAAGAAACCCACGCAGGAGGAGATCTCAGCCTTCGTCACGCAACTCGACGCGTTGATCAAGGAGGGCCGGGCGGCGCGGATGGCGGCCCGGCCGGCGGTCACGCACTACCGCCTGAGCCGGAAGGAGTATCAAAACACCGTCTATGACCTGCTCGGCGTCCGGTACGACCCCGCCAAGCCCGGGGAGCTGAACGAAGACACGCTGTGGCATGGCTTTGAGCGCATCGGCTCGGAGCTGTCGCTATCTCCGTCCCATGTGGACCGCTACTACCGCGCCGCGGGCACGGTGCTGGACCGCGCCTTCCCCGTTGCTTCCGGTGCTGAGGCCCGCAAAGTCCGCAAGACCGCCGCCGATCTGCGGTACAACGGCGGGAAGGAGCAACAGGCAGCGCTGGACCGGTTCGGCATCAAGCGGCCGCTGCGTTATCTCCTCTTCCCGGGCACCGTTCAGAATGCGCTTTCACCCAACTGGTTTGGGAGACCCGGACCGGAGTCCAGCGGGCTCTACAAGGTCCGGCTCCAGGCCAGTGGCATCCGCCCCCCGGGCGGTCAGCCCGCCCACTTGAGCATCGGCAAACGCACCGGGGAGGAGACGGTGGACAGCCTCATCGACCTGGACATCACCGCACCGGAGGACAAGCCCCAGGTGTATGAGTTCGAAGTGTTTCTTGAGATGCCCGCCACGCTGGACTTCTGCGTTGTGGCCACCGATGTGGTGGACAGGAGAAGCGGTGCAGCTTTCCGCAATGCGCTCTCCAGCCGGGGCGGGTATGTTTTCACCCACAGCAGCGAGACCCTGCTCCTGAACCCGAATGCCCCGCAGATGTTCGATGACAAGGGGAACGGCCTCTTCTCGACAGTGCTCCTGGACTGGATCGAATGGGAGGGACCGCTGGTGACCGATGCAGAGAAGGCTCTCCGCAAGGATCTGGTGCCTTCCGATGACGCGACGCCTGAGGTGGTGGCAGAGCATCTGCAGCGCTTCGCCGAGCGCGCCTGGCGCCGTCCCGTCAACAAGGAGGAGCTGGAGCAGTATCTGAAATCCTACCGCACCGAACGCGAGGCCGGGGAAAAACCCGCCGAGGCCTACCGGGTGGCGATGCAGGGCGTGCTGACATCGCGTAATTTCCTCTACCTCGTCGAGGGCGAGCCGGTGGCCCGCGAGCGTCTCACCGACATGGAGCTCGCCTCACGCCTCTCGTACTTTCTGTGGAGCTCGATGCCGGATGAGGCCCTCTTCACCGCAGCCAAAGGCGGCACCCTGAACGGCGGGGGATTGAAGAAAGAGGTGGACCGAATTCTGGCAGACAGCCGGATCAACCGCTTCGTCGAAGACTTCTCCCGCCAGTGGCTGCAACTGCACCGCGTGGGCATGTTCCCGCCGGACAAAAAGCTCTACCCCAACTATGACCTGTGGCTGGAGACGAGCATGCGGGAGGAGCCGGTGGAGTTCTTCCGCGAAATGCTCGTAAAGAACCTGCCCATGGAAAGTTTCATCGATTCCAACTGGACCATGGCCAACTCCCGGCTCTGCGATTTTTACGGACTGCCGGAGCCCAAGACAGATGGCTTCCTGCGGGTCTCGCTCAAACCAGAAGACCGGCGTGGCGGACTGCTCACCATGGGCGCGACGCTCGGACTCACCTCGGACGGAACACGCCACCGCCCGGTGCACCGCGGGGTCTGGCTCAGTGAGGTGATCCTGGGCAAAACGCCTCCGCCTCCACCGGCCAACGTGCCTGCCATCGAGCCCAACCCGCCCACAAGCCCCAAGGCAACCCTCCGCGATAAACTGGAGGCGCACCGCAACAACGCGAACTGCGCCGCCTGTCACGCAAAGATCGACCCCCTCGGCCTTGCCTGGGACAACTACGACGCCATCGGCCAGTGGCGCACCCATGAGAATGTCGCGGCCGGAGTGGGCAAGAATCCCCTGGTCAATCCCAGTGGCGAGATGCCCGATGGACGTGCCTTCAAGGACGCCAACGATTTCAAACGACTCTTGATTGAGGATCGCGACAAGT